A single Thiohalobacter thiocyanaticus DNA region contains:
- the glgC gene encoding glucose-1-phosphate adenylyltransferase, translating to MLEQTLTILLAGGVGSRLQPLTSDRAKPAVPFGGKYRIIDFSLSNCLHSGLRRILVLTQYKSHSLNKHLRDGWSIFNPELGEYVTAVPPQMRTGERWYAGTADAIYQNLYLLERSGAEQVLILSGDHIYRMDYAAMLRRHRETNADVSIACMQVPLAEAGSFGVVRVDAGQRITDFQEKPAQPAAVPGHPDLALASMGIYVFSMELLQRTLQEDHQREDSSHDFGKDILPRLLAEHRVQAYPFGGETGRVLPDRYWRDVGTIDAYYEANMELLKPLPALNLYQDDWTIRSYQPQTPPARTVPGSSGNEGIFINSIVAGGAVIAGGSVQHSILFPHVFIDDEVQIQGAILFDRVRVGEGAQLRNCIVDKDVRIPPQERIGYDAEADRRRFSVSPGGIVVVPKGYRFEDLP from the coding sequence ATGCTGGAACAGACCCTGACCATACTCCTCGCCGGCGGCGTCGGTTCACGCCTTCAGCCCCTGACCTCGGACCGGGCCAAGCCCGCCGTCCCCTTCGGCGGCAAATACCGGATCATCGACTTCTCGCTCAGCAACTGCCTGCACTCGGGCCTGCGCCGCATCCTGGTGCTGACCCAGTACAAGTCGCATTCGCTGAACAAGCATCTGCGCGACGGCTGGTCCATCTTCAATCCCGAACTGGGCGAATATGTCACGGCCGTACCGCCGCAGATGCGCACCGGCGAACGCTGGTACGCCGGCACGGCCGATGCCATCTACCAGAATCTGTATCTGCTGGAACGCAGCGGCGCCGAGCAGGTCCTGATCCTGTCCGGAGATCATATCTACCGCATGGACTATGCCGCCATGCTGCGCCGGCACCGGGAAACCAATGCCGATGTCAGCATCGCCTGCATGCAGGTGCCGCTGGCCGAGGCGGGCAGTTTCGGCGTGGTCAGGGTGGATGCGGGGCAGCGCATCACGGATTTTCAGGAAAAGCCGGCACAGCCCGCAGCCGTCCCCGGGCACCCGGATCTTGCCCTGGCCTCCATGGGCATCTATGTCTTTTCCATGGAACTGCTGCAGCGCACACTGCAGGAGGATCATCAACGGGAGGATTCCAGTCACGATTTCGGCAAGGACATCCTGCCGCGGTTGCTGGCGGAGCACCGGGTGCAGGCCTACCCCTTCGGCGGCGAAACGGGGCGGGTACTGCCGGACCGCTACTGGCGCGACGTGGGCACCATCGACGCCTACTACGAGGCCAACATGGAACTGCTCAAGCCGCTGCCGGCCTTGAACCTGTACCAGGACGACTGGACCATTCGCAGCTACCAGCCGCAGACACCGCCGGCACGCACCGTTCCGGGCAGTTCCGGCAACGAGGGAATCTTCATCAACTCCATCGTCGCCGGCGGCGCAGTCATTGCCGGCGGCAGCGTGCAACACTCCATTCTGTTCCCGCACGTCTTCATTGACGACGAGGTCCAGATCCAGGGCGCCATCCTGTTCGACCGGGTCCGCGTCGGTGAAGGGGCGCAGCTGCGCAACTGCATCGTCGACAAGGATGTGCGCATTCCGCCGCAGGAGCGCATCGGCTATGACGCCGAAGCCGATCGCAGGCGCTTCAGCGTCTCGCCCGGCGGCATTGTAGTGGTACCCAAGGGCTATCGCTTCGAGGATCTGCCCTGA
- a CDS encoding uracil-DNA glycosylase, which translates to MPERARQLAYLQRMGIEAWVRRVPPAAESPAIAPEPVVEATPGPEPEPAAATAAADNDAVATLGWEALRERVLGCTACALHTSRTQAVFGVGNPEADWLIVGEAPGAEEDRRGEPFVGRAGQLLDAILRAAGQDRTSAYIANILKCRPPNNRDPEPEEIGCCQDYLARQIALIRPRLILAVGRIAAQHLLATDQPIGRLRGRVHRWGEAGIPLVVTYHPAYLLRSPGEKRKVWEDLQLAMQSIREPAEAARQ; encoded by the coding sequence ATGCCTGAGCGGGCCCGGCAGCTGGCCTACCTGCAGCGCATGGGCATCGAGGCCTGGGTGCGGCGGGTGCCGCCGGCGGCCGAATCGCCGGCGATCGCGCCGGAGCCGGTTGTCGAGGCAACGCCGGGCCCTGAACCGGAACCGGCAGCCGCAACCGCAGCTGCCGATAATGATGCAGTGGCGACGCTGGGCTGGGAGGCGCTGCGCGAGCGGGTGCTGGGCTGTACCGCCTGCGCGCTTCACACCAGCCGCACCCAGGCGGTGTTCGGGGTGGGCAACCCGGAGGCCGACTGGCTGATCGTGGGCGAGGCGCCCGGCGCCGAGGAGGACCGGCGCGGCGAGCCCTTCGTCGGCCGTGCCGGGCAGTTGCTCGATGCCATCCTCCGGGCCGCCGGTCAGGACCGCACAAGCGCCTATATCGCCAATATCCTGAAATGCCGGCCGCCCAATAACCGCGACCCGGAGCCGGAGGAGATCGGCTGCTGCCAGGACTATCTGGCCCGCCAGATTGCGCTGATCCGGCCGCGCCTGATCCTGGCCGTGGGCCGCATCGCCGCCCAGCACCTGCTGGCCACGGACCAGCCCATCGGTCGGCTGCGTGGGCGGGTGCATCGCTGGGGCGAGGCCGGTATCCCGCTGGTGGTGACCTACCACCCCGCCTATCTGCTGCGCTCGCCCGGCGAGAAGCGCAAGGTCTGGGAGGATCTGCAGCTGGCCATGCAGAGTATCCGCGAGCCGGCGGAGGCGGCGCGGCAGTGA
- a CDS encoding 2-isopropylmalate synthase: MSQDKLIIFDTTLRDGEQSPGASMTREEKIRIAKALEKMRVDVIEAGFPIASPGDFEAVRAVAESVKDSTVCGLARALDKDIDRACEALRGANSARIHTFIATSPIHMKMKLRMEPDQVVEQAVRAVKRARQHTDNVEFSPEDAGRSEIDFLCRIIEAVIDAGAGTINIPDTVGYNVPAQFGDLIRTLIERVPNADKAVFSVHCHNDLGLAVANSLSAVMNGARQVECTINGLGERAGNAALEEIVMAVRTRQDIFPCNVDLDTTQIVPCSRLVSGITGFVVQPNKAIVGANAFAHESGIHQDGVLKSRETYEIMQAQDVGWSANRIVLGKHSGRNAFRSRMHELGMEFESEEALNEAFARFKDLADKKHEIYDEDLQAIVTEANLEAINERYKLVALRVCSETGETPRADIALAIDGKEYKASETGGGPVDAAFRAIESIVNSGTELQLYSVNNITSGTDAQGEVTVRLERAGRIVNGQGADTDIVIASAKAYLNALNKVMEPGEREHPQLGDV; the protein is encoded by the coding sequence ATGAGCCAAGACAAGTTAATCATATTCGACACGACCTTGCGCGACGGCGAGCAGAGCCCCGGCGCGTCCATGACCAGGGAAGAGAAGATCCGCATCGCCAAGGCGCTGGAGAAGATGCGCGTGGACGTGATCGAGGCCGGCTTCCCCATCGCCAGCCCCGGCGACTTCGAGGCGGTCAGGGCCGTCGCCGAGTCGGTGAAGGACAGCACCGTGTGCGGCCTGGCCCGCGCCCTGGACAAGGACATCGACCGCGCCTGCGAGGCCCTCAGGGGCGCCAACAGTGCGCGCATCCACACCTTCATCGCCACCTCGCCGATTCACATGAAGATGAAGCTGCGCATGGAGCCCGACCAGGTGGTCGAGCAGGCCGTGCGTGCAGTCAAGCGTGCGCGTCAGCACACCGACAATGTGGAATTCTCCCCCGAGGACGCCGGGCGCTCCGAGATCGATTTCCTCTGCCGCATCATCGAGGCGGTCATCGATGCCGGCGCCGGCACCATCAACATCCCGGACACGGTCGGCTACAACGTTCCGGCCCAGTTCGGCGATTTGATCCGCACCCTGATCGAGCGCGTGCCCAACGCCGATAAGGCGGTGTTCTCGGTGCACTGCCACAACGATCTCGGGCTGGCCGTGGCCAATTCGTTGTCGGCAGTCATGAACGGCGCCCGCCAGGTTGAATGCACCATCAACGGCCTGGGCGAGCGCGCCGGCAACGCCGCGCTGGAGGAGATCGTGATGGCGGTGCGCACCCGTCAGGACATCTTCCCCTGCAACGTGGATCTGGACACCACTCAGATCGTGCCCTGCTCGCGGCTGGTCTCCGGCATCACCGGCTTCGTGGTTCAGCCCAACAAGGCCATCGTCGGGGCCAATGCCTTCGCCCACGAGTCCGGTATCCACCAGGACGGCGTGCTCAAGAGCCGCGAAACCTACGAGATCATGCAGGCCCAGGACGTGGGCTGGTCGGCCAACCGCATCGTGCTGGGCAAGCACTCGGGCCGCAACGCTTTCCGCAGCCGCATGCACGAACTGGGCATGGAGTTCGAATCCGAGGAGGCGCTCAACGAGGCCTTCGCCCGGTTCAAGGATCTGGCCGACAAGAAGCACGAGATCTATGACGAGGATCTGCAGGCCATCGTCACCGAGGCCAACCTGGAGGCGATCAACGAGCGCTACAAGCTGGTCGCCCTGCGGGTATGCTCGGAAACGGGCGAGACGCCCCGGGCCGACATCGCCCTGGCCATCGACGGCAAGGAGTACAAGGCCAGCGAGACCGGCGGCGGTCCCGTGGACGCGGCCTTCCGCGCCATCGAGTCCATCGTGAACAGCGGTACCGAGCTGCAGCTGTATTCGGTGAACAACATCACCAGCGGCACCGATGCCCAGGGCGAGGTGACAGTGCGGCTGGAGCGGGCCGGACGCATCGTCAACGGTCAGGGTGCGGACACCGATATCGTCATCGCCTCGGCCAAGGCCTATCTGAATGCGCTCAACAAGGTGATGGAGCCCGGCGAGCGCGAGCATCCGCAGCTGGGCGATGTCTGA
- a CDS encoding peptide chain release factor 3 codes for MSNIAQEAARRRTFAIISHPDAGKTTLTEKLLLFGGAIQLAGTVKGRKSTRHATSDWMAMEQQRGISVTSSVMQFPYKDRIVNLLDTPGHEDFSEDTYRTLTAVDSAMMVIDVAKGVEARTIKLMEVCRLRTTPIFTFINKLDREGREPIELMDEVEEVLGIRCAPVTWPIGMGRRFKGVYHLLEDTVHLYQPGKGSTRQDVTEIPGLDNPELDAVLGSQAAELRDEIELVKGASNEFDVAAYLRGELTPVFFGSAINNFGVQELLDYFVEYAPAPQPHVTDARVVEPEEEKFSGFVFKIQANMDPQHRDRIAFLRVCSGRYTRNMKMRQVRIGRDVQVANAMTFMAAERGQVEEAYPGDIIGLHNHGTIRIGDTFTQGEELKFTGIPNFAPELFRRAVLRDPMRMKALQKGLDQLCEEGATQLFRPLRNNDLILGAVGVLQFEVVAQRLRDEYKVECAFEPISVATARWVACEDDKLMQKFRDKAYENLALDQSDELVYIAPTRVNLQMAQERFPEVEFHATREH; via the coding sequence ATGTCGAATATCGCCCAGGAGGCGGCCCGCCGCCGTACCTTCGCCATCATCTCCCACCCTGACGCGGGCAAGACCACCCTGACCGAGAAGCTGCTGCTGTTCGGCGGCGCCATTCAGCTCGCCGGTACCGTCAAGGGGCGCAAGTCCACCCGCCACGCCACCTCCGACTGGATGGCGATGGAACAGCAGCGCGGCATCTCGGTGACCTCCTCGGTCATGCAGTTCCCCTACAAGGACCGTATCGTCAACCTGCTGGACACGCCGGGACACGAGGACTTCTCCGAGGACACCTACCGCACCCTGACCGCGGTCGATTCGGCCATGATGGTGATCGACGTGGCCAAGGGCGTGGAGGCGCGCACCATCAAGCTGATGGAGGTGTGCCGGCTGCGCACCACGCCCATCTTCACCTTCATCAACAAGCTTGACCGCGAGGGCCGCGAACCGATCGAACTGATGGACGAGGTGGAGGAGGTGCTGGGCATCCGCTGCGCCCCGGTGACCTGGCCCATCGGCATGGGCCGGCGCTTCAAGGGCGTGTATCACCTGCTCGAGGATACGGTGCACCTGTACCAGCCGGGCAAGGGCAGCACCCGCCAGGATGTGACCGAGATCCCCGGGCTGGACAATCCCGAACTGGATGCCGTGCTCGGGTCCCAGGCTGCGGAGTTGCGCGACGAGATCGAACTGGTCAAGGGCGCGAGCAATGAATTCGATGTCGCGGCCTACCTGCGAGGCGAGCTCACGCCGGTATTCTTCGGCTCGGCCATCAATAATTTCGGGGTGCAGGAACTGCTGGATTATTTCGTCGAGTACGCCCCTGCACCGCAGCCGCATGTGACTGATGCGCGGGTGGTGGAGCCGGAGGAGGAGAAGTTCAGCGGTTTCGTATTCAAGATCCAGGCGAACATGGATCCGCAGCACCGTGACCGCATCGCCTTCCTGCGCGTATGCTCGGGCCGCTATACCCGCAACATGAAGATGCGCCAGGTACGCATCGGCCGCGATGTGCAGGTGGCCAATGCCATGACCTTCATGGCCGCCGAGCGCGGCCAGGTGGAGGAGGCGTATCCGGGTGACATCATCGGACTGCACAATCACGGCACCATCCGCATCGGCGACACCTTCACCCAGGGCGAAGAGTTGAAATTCACCGGTATCCCTAACTTCGCCCCGGAACTGTTCCGCCGCGCCGTGCTCAGGGACCCGATGCGCATGAAGGCATTGCAGAAGGGGCTGGATCAGCTGTGCGAGGAGGGCGCGACCCAGTTGTTCCGCCCGCTGCGCAACAACGACCTGATCCTGGGGGCGGTCGGCGTGCTGCAATTTGAGGTGGTCGCCCAGCGCCTGCGCGACGAATACAAGGTGGAATGCGCCTTCGAGCCGATCTCGGTGGCAACCGCGCGCTGGGTCGCGTGCGAAGACGACAAGCTGATGCAGAAATTCCGCGACAAGGCCTACGAGAACCTGGCCCTGGATCAGAGCGATGAACTGGTCTATATCGCACCCACCCGGGTCAATCTGCAGATGGCCCAGGAGCGCTTCCCCGAGGTGGAGTTTCACGCCACCCGCGAGCACTGA
- the rimI gene encoding ribosomal protein S18-alanine N-acetyltransferase: MSAVPCFESGRIRPMTSDDLMAVMEIERRCYPHPWTAGIMRDCLRVGYSCWVYERDQVIQAYAILSVAAGEAHLLNLCVRPEVRSQGVGRRLLQHVIITAGRLGGDTLFLEVRPSNKPALALYEKLDFSEVGLRRAYYPGHQGREDAIVMARPLN; encoded by the coding sequence GTGAGCGCCGTCCCCTGTTTCGAGTCCGGGCGGATCCGGCCCATGACCTCGGACGACCTGATGGCGGTGATGGAGATCGAGCGGCGGTGCTATCCGCATCCCTGGACCGCCGGCATCATGCGCGACTGCCTGCGCGTGGGTTACAGCTGCTGGGTCTATGAGCGCGATCAGGTCATCCAGGCCTATGCGATCCTGTCCGTGGCGGCGGGCGAGGCCCACCTGCTCAACCTGTGCGTGCGCCCCGAGGTCCGCAGTCAGGGGGTCGGCCGCCGCCTGCTGCAGCATGTGATCATCACCGCCGGTCGTCTGGGGGGCGATACCCTGTTCCTGGAGGTGCGCCCGTCCAACAAGCCGGCCCTGGCCCTGTACGAGAAGCTCGACTTCAGCGAGGTCGGGCTGCGCAGGGCCTACTATCCCGGCCACCAGGGGCGGGAGGACGCCATCGTGATGGCCCGCCCGCTGAACTGA
- a CDS encoding TIGR03790 family protein, which produces MPKARILPQELGVIVNDEDPLSVRIAEYYRQARDIPEQNLIHVRIPTGRKQIGDREFASIQARIAAQTPDSVQAYALTWVEPYRVKCMSITTAIAYGGFDEKWCSERGSKCTPTAQGEYYNSPSLQPWQDHNLRPTLSIAALDFDAARVLIDRGVASDGSWPSGTAYLLDTSDKARTIRAAFFPRIHEVFGNYLRIESLQQDHLYDRDDVLFYFTGQKRVQGLDTLGFVPGAIADHLTSGAGQLTAGWQMSALRWLEAGATGSFGAVKEPCNYIGKFPNPGILMAYYLQGATLLEAYWKSVAMPGEGIFIGEPLAAPFSGYRLHDAGDHWQLQTRQLATGNYRLMTAPSRIGPFRTEDFILQVRPGEQHFRLPRLERAVYRLQPQAPPQD; this is translated from the coding sequence ATGCCCAAGGCCCGCATCCTGCCGCAGGAGTTGGGCGTGATCGTAAACGACGAGGACCCCTTGAGCGTACGCATTGCCGAATACTACCGGCAGGCACGCGACATCCCCGAGCAGAACCTGATCCATGTACGCATCCCGACCGGACGCAAGCAGATCGGCGACCGGGAATTCGCCTCCATTCAGGCCCGGATCGCGGCGCAGACCCCTGATTCCGTCCAGGCCTATGCCCTGACCTGGGTGGAACCCTATCGCGTCAAGTGCATGTCCATCACCACCGCCATTGCCTACGGCGGCTTCGATGAGAAGTGGTGTTCGGAGCGCGGCAGCAAATGCACCCCGACGGCGCAGGGCGAGTACTACAACAGCCCCAGCCTCCAGCCCTGGCAGGATCACAATCTGCGCCCCACCCTGTCCATCGCCGCTCTGGATTTCGATGCCGCAAGGGTGCTGATCGACCGCGGGGTCGCCAGCGATGGCAGCTGGCCGTCGGGTACGGCCTATCTGCTGGACACCTCGGACAAGGCGCGCACCATCCGTGCCGCATTTTTCCCACGCATTCATGAGGTGTTCGGCAACTATCTGCGGATCGAATCGCTGCAGCAGGACCATCTGTACGACCGCGATGACGTGCTGTTCTATTTCACCGGCCAGAAACGGGTGCAGGGCCTGGATACCCTCGGCTTCGTTCCCGGCGCCATCGCCGATCACCTGACCTCGGGCGCCGGCCAGCTCACGGCCGGCTGGCAGATGAGCGCCCTGCGCTGGCTGGAGGCCGGCGCGACCGGCAGCTTCGGCGCGGTCAAGGAACCCTGCAATTACATCGGCAAGTTCCCCAATCCCGGTATCCTCATGGCCTACTACCTGCAGGGCGCGACCCTGCTCGAGGCCTACTGGAAGAGCGTGGCCATGCCCGGGGAGGGCATCTTCATCGGCGAGCCGCTGGCCGCCCCGTTCAGCGGCTACCGCCTCCACGACGCCGGCGACCACTGGCAGCTGCAGACCCGCCAACTCGCTACCGGCAACTACCGCCTGATGACGGCACCCAGCCGGATCGGACCGTTCCGGACCGAAGACTTCATCCTCCAGGTGCGTCCGGGCGAGCAGCATTTCCGGCTGCCCAGACTGGAGCGCGCGGTCTATCGGCTGCAGCCGCAGGCACCGCCGCAGGACTGA
- a CDS encoding YSC84-related protein — protein MKNLLRPLLLLICLLPALPAQSGWNPLAKEKDADQPGDDAGVHEAIAAFKNRDPSMQVFFDQAHGYAVFPTVGKGGMGIGGAYGKGRVFRQGGAIGSVTLTQVTLGFQLGGQAYREIIFFKDKAMLDDFTSGNFEFSAQASAVAATAGASADADYNNGVAVFTLAKGGLMYEASIGGQKFSFTPAQ, from the coding sequence ATGAAGAACCTGCTCAGACCCTTACTGCTGCTCATCTGCCTGCTGCCGGCCCTGCCGGCCCAGTCCGGCTGGAATCCGCTGGCAAAGGAGAAGGATGCGGACCAGCCGGGTGATGACGCCGGGGTGCACGAAGCCATCGCCGCCTTCAAGAACAGGGACCCGAGCATGCAGGTCTTCTTCGACCAGGCCCATGGCTATGCCGTCTTCCCCACCGTCGGCAAGGGCGGCATGGGTATCGGGGGCGCCTACGGCAAGGGCCGGGTATTCCGGCAGGGCGGCGCCATCGGCAGCGTCACCCTGACCCAGGTCACCCTCGGCTTTCAGCTGGGCGGCCAGGCCTACCGCGAGATCATCTTCTTCAAGGACAAGGCCATGCTGGATGACTTCACCTCGGGCAACTTCGAGTTCAGCGCCCAGGCTTCCGCAGTGGCCGCCACCGCGGGCGCATCGGCCGATGCCGACTACAACAACGGAGTGGCCGTGTTCACCCTGGCCAAGGGCGGGCTGATGTACGAGGCGTCCATCGGCGGCCAGAAATTCAGCTTCACGCCGGCACAGTGA